A stretch of DNA from Brockia lithotrophica:
CGGTCTTGTTCTTCGGGCTACCATCCTAAGGAAGAACGGGAGGGAGACGGGGTGCGCATCGTCGAGACGAAGGTCGAGCTTCGGGACATCCTCGCGCCCCACCGCCGCGCGGGAGAGAGCGTGGGTTTCGTGCCTACGATGGGCTACCTCCACGAAGGGCATGCCGCCCTCGTGCGCCGCGCCCGCGCGGAAAACGCGCTCGTCGTCGTGAGCATTTTTGTGAATCCCATGCAGTTCGGCCCCGGCGAAGACTACGCCCGCTACCCCCGCGACCCCGAGCGCGACGCCGCCCTCCTCGAAAGTTTGGGCGTCGACGTCCTCTTTCTCCCCGCCGTGGAGGAGATGTACGGGAGCGAGGGCACGGCGCAGGTGCGCGTCGATCCGGGACCTCTGGGCGCAAGACTTTGCGGCGCGTTTCGGCCGGGTCACTTCACCGGCGTGGCCACCGTGGTGAGCAAGCTCTTCCACCTCGTCGAACCCACGCGGGCGTACTTCGGCCTCAAAGATGCGCAGCAGGTGGCGATCATTCGGCGAATGGTGGAGGATCTCGATTTTCCCGTCGAGATCGTCGGCGTGCCTACGGTCCGGGAAGCCGACGGCCTTGCCTTGAGTTCGCGCAACGTGTACCTTACACCTGAAGAACGTCGCCGCGCCACCGCCCTCTACCGGGCCCTGGAGGCGGCGTGGGCCGAACTTTTGCGCGGCGAGCGGCGCGGAAAGGTGCTCACGGACGTAGTCCGTGGGGTGCTCGCCGAGGCGGAAATTTCCCCCGAGTACGTCGCCCTCGTCACGTACCCCGCGCTGGAGGACGTCGAGGAACTTCCCGAGGGCCCGCCCTTCGGAGAGGCGTACCTCCTCGCCCTTGCCGCCCGCATCGGTGTGGCGCGCCTCATCGACAACATGATTTTTGCCCGGACCGCCGAAGGTCTCCTGCGGGTGAATTAGCGAATTGGGTTTCCGGAGCTTACGAGGAGGGGACCGGGGTGTGGCTCAAGATGCTCAAGGGGAAAATCCACCGCGCACGGATCACGGGCACCCACCTTGATTACGTGGGAAGCATCACGATCGACGGAGACCT
This window harbors:
- a CDS encoding Pantoate--beta-alanine ligase, whose product is MRIVETKVELRDILAPHRRAGESVGFVPTMGYLHEGHAALVRRARAENALVVVSIFVNPMQFGPGEDYARYPRDPERDAALLESLGVDVLFLPAVEEMYGSEGTAQVRVDPGPLGARLCGAFRPGHFTGVATVVSKLFHLVEPTRAYFGLKDAQQVAIIRRMVEDLDFPVEIVGVPTVREADGLALSSRNVYLTPEERRRATALYRALEAAWAELLRGERRGKVLTDVVRGVLAEAEISPEYVALVTYPALEDVEELPEGPPFGEAYLLALAARIGVARLIDNMIFARTAEGLLRVN